The region tatttaatttcattaaaaatgtttctTTTCTCattgtgtatatattaatatctataaaaatttatttatccGTCTCTACATATacttgtatatttattatgtacATAAGAAATCTTATATCtgaataatatttacacattataaaaatggtgtatttaaaaaaaaaaaaaattaaataaaattaaaaaaatttaattggTATAATTTCCTTCAAAAAGgttatattacatatatttttttttttttatagttttCTCCGTGTCTTATATAGCTATTAGACTAGAGAAAAATAggcaataaaaaaaacacataaATTTagttaattaaattttggaaatttaattttttttaaactaCTTGATAAAAGatctattatttataaattaatgaaaaataaaaaacacaaatatttataataaaaactggtgtgaaaaaaaacgtCTGAAGTTTttgtaattaaaaaaaagtaatagATAAGTTCTGTTGTATTTTTTGAGcttaatttttgtttatatatattaaatgttaaatattttgtttttatggTATGTTTGTTTTCTCTTAAAAtgcatttaatttttttttatgcaaaATAAGCATgtcttttattataatgaagagtgaaaaataaaatgtataatttatgatttgaaataaaaatatagctACTACGTATGgttgtttttataaactagttttaatttttttccaaagTTATCGATCTTTTGGgaacatataatatattcgCTTTTTTAGTgtttatgtaaaaaaacaaacaaaataaatgcaacttattaaattaaaataattttgacGATAATTATTGACGCTAAAGGGTGTATAAAAAGATATcttaaaataatgtaagaacaaattgtatttattttattatattgtatattaattagtttaaaaaaaataatataaataatgtcATAAAAGGAGGACGGTTTTATGAGGTAATACCCATagttatacttttttttcttaaaaaacaaaaggggtaaattacaatttttattaatttaaatatttgtgtataaatgtatgtatataaaaaaaatataagcaatattgtatatgtcttataataattataaattaaaatggagatatattgtaaatatatagggCTTATTAAATTacacaaatatttatacctTCATACAAGATTTTAaggaatatataatgttgataataataagtagaaatcatatataattatttaaaacgATCTCATAAAGTTACTGGAAAAAACAAGAAGaataatgatttattttgagaatttgaaaaaatatattatatcattataacCTATGTGCAATGCGTTTTTATAGCAATATActattcataaaaaaaaatgtgaagaATATACTTTTTGGTTTATATCtcattttgtaattttttttattctttcattttttttaatgaagCTATTGCATTCATGTGTTTAAAAATTtgcattaatatttttagaaaaaaaatcctTTGTTTTGTGATGGTGTTTTTTGTAGTTCCATACTTGGGAAAAGTAtaatgtttaaaaaaaatatatttttttaagaacataaataataaaaatactgTATATGAAATGATAATGCAAAACcgagaaatatatatgtatatatatatattttattttaataggATTGTACAATTGCGTATGGATTATTATATGGATAGAAATGGGCATGATTTGCATTAAGGCAATACATGgtataaagaatatatatatgcatatatagatagatgatatatataaagattAGCATGtaaagcatatatatatgtatatatattggcTAATTTATTACACATAAGTGGAATACACAGAAATATCCATGCAATTATTTGTGTATGTACGCATGTGTGCAGGTATACAGGAAGTTCTTTGCTTTCCATAAACATAGACGAGTTGAACGTATAACTTAACAATGTCTATAAGCGTtctaatataaatgtacataaaaaaaaggagagttttttttttaaatgaaaaattaatcaCTTAgggaaatatataattttcacaTAATATTGATTTAACCTTGCATTATGCATACGTACTTAAGATTTCAAAGAATTttgcttttatttttttaaataaatctgtgcattttatttgggaatatatgttttttttgaattgtGGAAAAATTGTGTACTGGAAATAAgttattatgcatatattatatatatgcaatgCATGCTCAtgtaatttttcatttccatttttttttaaatcaatGCACGAATAAAAAGTATCTCACTTTAAATGAAGTTTAATTAacacatataatttttttatttgaaaattaaGTGTGTTTCGTATTTTAAGGAagatattttcttttttttttctacataaaaatatatattgatataaagggtgtaataataatgatgatgaCATAATTACAAGtggtaaatatatatatcaataatattatgttttatatatttcagtgagtaaaaatatagaaaataatagtgaATTATCTTAAAGTTgtaacaatatatatatgcctcatatatccttttttgcataattttctaaaaggatataaaagaaaccgttttccttttttttcaagctacaaataaaataatataaaaaagatacaatataataataggCATAATATATGGTgagttatattattttactgtatttttttataatatatttgataacgtatatatcattattatttttcatatagtcctagtattatttttggaatacttttgttattttttttttcgtgcattttcatttcgtttcataaaaattcacttttatatatagcatacatatataaacttGCAAATCttaaatgaattttttttttatagtatTTCGTATTTCTgcttgtttttttttttttgctttcctttttttctttttgtttgtttttaaGCATACGcagagaaaaaaaatatacaaaattattttccaGATTTTTTATAGATTACTAAATgccataaatatatacgcacaaatatgtattataaatataatgtaaTTAAACTGTGagttaataataatatacataaatttaatgataTTTAATATCTTTAGTTTCCTTTTTTGCTGTGCTACTTTATCCAATTCCTTATAATATActtcctttttattttaccgCATTTTCCACTTTcaatatatgtacataacATACATCCATATCTATATAtcaataaattaatattcatgcatatatacttatgtccatatacacatttgcatatatacaataacacgcgtataataattcattGAGGTTTGTATTTTAAAGGAATGATAAGGTACttgaataattaaaattagtTTAGAGAGTAATAAAAGCccatattttcattacatgatatatgcatatatatagattGTATAAATTGCTTTTTAGCcgatttattatatatgtggCAAAATCAAGTATATTTCCATATTAAGTTGCAtcataataatgaatataaaatacaaatgaaCATATATGAGTACTTGcgatatatacatatatagtTGATTTCCCCTTATAAGTTTGATGCagaataattatattttaacatattttattgcaTGGTTTTATTTCCATCAAAGTGTTAatggatataaataataaaatatatacatatatatttgtggTTGCAactaaataattaaaaagaattaaaaaaaaattaatactCAAAAAGAGTacatatttacatttatcTATGCATGTAGGTTTGAAGCCATAAAAAATaggatatatatttccttttgtttttgtttatttgtttgtttttattttttttacatattcGACGATTTATATTAGTtgataaataataacaataaagcagtgtttttttattataaatataaaatatcattttaaccattttttttaatatccaAACGGTTCTTAATGTTTTCATGAGCTATacatagaaaatataatagcactgttgtataaaaatatatttgcgAATAAGCTTATATTGATAATTACTATcatcatataaaataagataaatattaataagatataatataaatgtatattatgatatatatatcatttaaatattaaaatttccAATTTTCTGAGAATTCtgtttttttacataatttGATATCTTAAGTTTTAACCGATAGTTGTactacatatttataagtagctattatatatatatatatattatatacatataaattatattccatttttcattattccTTTTGTTTTATAGCGATTTTAAACAGTTTTAATATAGTAACCCATCTTGAAAATTTtggtttatatatattatttaaattatatattttttcctaaacgatctttaaattaatataaaataattaattcttaaattatttctatttaAATCATATCGAAAATTATTAAGCTCAAGACTGACAACTACATATTTAAATGGtagatatattatatatatatatatatatgcaattaaaaaatatatggcCATGTGCATACAAACATGATTGTATGTAGTTgtatctatatattttttttttatttattatatgcattttttctaaaattaaaatCCAATTACTtatttaacatatttatatataactttatTTAACCATTGGTTATAAAATAGTTAActtttaaattgttttaatatataatatatatatataattaatttttgtatcTGTACAGATAATGTTCTATACatctatatattcattattttctctctatatatgttatatgcatatgctttaaataatttatatattgttttgtAAATGTATACTTAGTTTGTTTCTACAATTTAATAggtaaaataaatgcataGAGATaaacaacaaaaaaaagtggaagtatatatacattacttatatttttgataataaataattttctcaTATTTTAATCTGGTTCCTTTTTCTGCGTACTTATCCAGAATGAAtgttttaattcatttgaTCTGCTTACGTACTATACTATATCTgtttatgtaaaaaaagttatgcatatatatatacatatacgTTTGCATTTTATGTAACATTTTTTCGAATTGttcatattaaaaaaatagaaaaatgaacaaataagaaaaaaaaaataatgttggTAGCAGATTATAGATATATAGAATTTACATTGTATATGACATAGGGAATTAAATAGTAATCACGAATTTATTATCtgaatatatgcatatatatatgtatactttattatatgtatgaaTATTGAATGTATATATTGGGTTGCaacattataaaaaatatatataaatatatttctttcaAAGGACAATATTGTGTTaatagatatataaaattaaatataaaataatccCATTGAAATAGTATATGAAAACGAGAAAGGACAAGCCTTGTCATATTTTCGGCATATGAATATGTAATAGTTATACTATTTCGATGTAAAtagtttattatatattttatattctacactatgcattattatatctaaTTAAAGATgcgttatatatatgtgtgtttgtattatttttaaaatactaGCACCGTTATTTTTTGTacactatttttttttgttttttttttttcacgaTTATTTTAGTAATCGTCCTTTGACGCAAtcaatttatatacatatgtttatcattttatataaggatatatacaatatatatatcaataatTGAGGCATTAtagttattatattataaaaaataaactttaaaaatgtaatacaTGAACACCATGATAAATACATCAGGTAATCTcaaaaatttatgtttgaatataattaataatataaaaaataatccaaaagaggaagaaaataaaacgagtgaaaatgataataatattagcTCATCAACTAATGAAAACTGCGATCAAAAATacgatataaaaaatgatgtaTTAAATCAAGTTCaggataataaaattgataaagaaatagaacaaaatgaagaaCTATCCAAAGATTTAGATAAACAATTAAACTTGACACATCCTATTATTAGTGAAGTAAATATAGACaactatataaataaaaataatacaaacaAACAAATAGATTTAAATCAGACTAATAATTATAACTTCCTTCATTCTGAaagtaatataaataagaaatatgaagaaaatataaaaatccataataataatacagaaaaatcatatatagaaaaaactaataaatataacgAAACAAATTGTATTTTAGGAAATTATATCAATTTGAAGgtagaaaaatatgaaaatgattCTAAAGAATTATATCAAGAATCTATAAAAGGAAGTAATGAAAATTTCAATACCACGATAAAGGAGGCATGTAACAATATAACTAATGATTTAAACTCGCAATTCAAATGTAggataaatgataaaaattattatggcacttcaaaaaaaatcgaagaagaaaatgatgatgataataataataataataataataacaacaAAGCAATAtcttattattatactGCATCAGATTTAAGTACATGTaacaatgaaaaaaatataaaaaattattacgAGGAAAAACTTGGGGATTCATGccgattttttatttacacaTCAAATCCATATAATTCTGATATTAGAAtgataaaagaaaattgtTTAACTATATATCAGCTATTATTTActgagaaaaaaaaatggtgttctatttatatatgcacagATAATGGGCCGATGtcaaattttaattatcatttatataaaatattatgtagtaaagatgatatatatatgtacttttttttgttaaaaaaatttatattttcatgctatatatactttaatttaattagtattaaaatattttcctctttatcaattttttcgtacaaaaataaaaatttaagtCGTTCCACAGATGctcaaaattatatgagtTTTAACGATTTTTCAGAATTAACAAATTATGAACAATCCCAAAATAAAACAGATGATAATATAAGTTTGAGGAAAGGAGACgatgagaaaaaaaagagaaaacaaaaaaatgaaatatcaaataatttagaaaataaaaaacctAAATtgaataatgaaaatgatgaaaatataaaatgttttagtaaaaatttagaaaatgcTCATAACAAAGAATATaatgattattttttgtcgagttataaaaataacaaagaTAATGATTCCGGTAATGTTGAAAGCGAcagtaaaaatatgttttcgTTTAACAATGGATTagattataaatataaaaacaatttaaataatttattaaatcatgatgatataaaaaataataattatttatataatgggttttgtaaaaatgaagaatctcaaattttcaattttatatataacccatataaacatatatatgaaaataagcCTAACACATGCTCAacttattttaatttttttgaaaaagacaaaacagatattaaaaaaaagttacagttatttattaatacaCATTCACCTActatgataaatattacaaaaaaatggaattcattttatttaaataaaaataaaataacatcttttgttgaaaaatataaagacactaattttttttcctgtgataattttaaaaaagaaataacagaaaaatttgtaaataGTTTTGTTgaaacatttattttgatgattactaaaaatgaaaataaagagCATAGTGATGGAAATACCGTGACCCCAACTAAAactaataatgaaaatattaataaaatcaaaaaaaatgatcaAACAAAATATGGTGAAAATATACAAAGCCAAGACCAGTTTAATGCTGGAATCGATGGAAATTCGTTAGATACAACATTTGATGGCAATTCAAACAAagaatttataataaataaaaataaaccaACTTCAAGTAATCATATTGAAACTGCTCAAGTTGATAATACAACAAATGATGGGATACTGGAAAATAAGAGCAATTTGTTGGAAGAAAAAAGTCAAAGTATTGgcgaaaataataaaaatgacgaaaatgacaaaaatggagaaaatgacaaaaatggagaaaatgacaaaaatggcgaaaatgataaaaatggcgaaaatgataaaaatggcaaaaatgacaaaaataataatatgtcTGATAACATTGCCCCTATGTCAGAAAATGAAACAGAAGAAGAGTCACTATTAGAAAAGGAAGATAACAAGGAAGCGAGTTGGCGAAATAGTGATGATTGTCGAGGTACTGATTCGATTTGCCCAGAAAATGGATCAAAAAATTGGGATATACTTGATAGTAGCAAAAATCTTGACAGTAGTTGTGCAATAAGTACAAACTATGTTGAAAGTAATGGGCTCATGGATAGCAACAATCATATTTTAGGAACAGAT is a window of Plasmodium berghei ANKA genome assembly, chromosome: 10 DNA encoding:
- a CDS encoding AP2 domain transcription factor AP2-G2, whose protein sequence is MINTSGNLKNLCLNIINNIKNNPKEEENKTSENDNNISSSTNENCDQKYDIKNDVLNQVQDNKIDKEIEQNEELSKDLDKQLNLTHPIISEVNIDNYINKNNTNKQIDLNQTNNYNFLHSESNINKKYEENIKIHNNNTEKSYIEKTNKYNETNCILGNYINLKVEKYENDSKELYQESIKGSNENFNTTIKEACNNITNDLNSQFKCRINDKNYYGTSKKIEEENDDDNNNNNNNNNKAISYYYTASDLSTCNNEKNIKNYYEEKLGDSCRFFIYTSNPYNSDIRMIKENCLTIYQLLFTEKKKWCSIYICTDNGPMSNFNYHLYKILCSKDDIYMYFFLLKKFIFSCYIYFNLISIKIFSSLSIFSYKNKNLSRSTDAQNYMSFNDFSELTNYEQSQNKTDDNISLRKGDDEKKKRKQKNEISNNLENKKPKLNNENDENIKCFSKNLENAHNKEYNDYFLSSYKNNKDNDSGNVESDSKNMFSFNNGLDYKYKNNLNNLLNHDDIKNNNYLYNGFCKNEESQIFNFIYNPYKHIYENKPNTCSTYFNFFEKDKTDIKKKLQLFINTHSPTMINITKKWNSFYLNKNKITSFVEKYKDTNFFSCDNFKKEITEKFVNSFVETFILMITKNENKEHSDGNTVTPTKTNNENINKIKKNDQTKYGENIQSQDQFNAGIDGNSLDTTFDGNSNKEFIINKNKPTSSNHIETAQVDNTTNDGILENKSNLLEEKSQSIGENNKNDENDKNGENDKNGENDKNGENDKNGENDKNGKNDKNNNMSDNIAPMSENETEEESLLEKEDNKEASWRNSDDCRGTDSICPENGSKNWDILDSSKNLDSSCAISTNYVESNGLMDSNNHILGTDQNGEDMNIKTFEISGDSSDSCNKNDIKKEEYNLLDENDEKEIKKETYFLKEDKNNPELDNQLKASQSLPNNIILNNLNILMADLNELYYYLENRKGKLIRQGWNINGGLENFGYYSSFDKNKYYGINNNEENNIILKTGIFESQKLNSIFYDGGKNEDDDENETRVIDEMYYIDTNKNDDDHYNLEISSIDLTKCCSVCSGAQYDNFETNSNHYNENNKIEVFIKESDFFCNCNNIVSTSQKFNSNYRLCFNNDVKSEEYYMIKKNNIEQMHNMIGEILYMNNSETEGIRCRNEMDETDIGGGYGGDVKRNGKYYIKNNKGIDKEKNKIWSENNYDETFNNNNNKDGDNNNNKPTLTSRELRNLRRNKLLNNKEMEQKNKSVKSTYGSNYDIKSPRVKKLEKFTSLDQEELREVFGPTGVSGVYFEKSRSSWTAQYKVSGGKRRAKRFLVTKNMTYEEIENVKQQCIAYRKQMEKEYTKEFLNEDKKKITSNNVNPPGKKSKKKRKIKNFYDC